In bacterium, the genomic stretch TTATTAATTTTAAGTATAATTATTCCGTTATTGGTAGTTATTAGCACTAATTGGAAACAAATTAATAACAGAACAATCGATAATGAAAATAAATACCAAGAATCAACCGATAATCGAATTCTGTATAATAATATCGCCATCAATATAATCAAAGAATTCCCAATAACCGGAATCGGCGGTAAAAATTTTACAGTCATAATGCAAAAATTTTATAACAATCAATTGGAATCGTGGCAATTCCAACCCGTACATAATATCTATTTATTGATTGCCAGCGAACTAGGACTAATTGGGTTAAGCATGTTTCTAGTATTTATATATTTAATAGTAAAAACGACTTGGCCAAACAGTAAAACTGTTTCACGCGTACTCGCCGATGCTAATACGCTAAAAACAATGCTTAATCTAAGCGGTAAAAATCAAAATGTTTCACGTGAAACATTTTTAATGCAAACGGGCTTAATATCAGTTTTTATTGGATTCTTGTTTATTGGGTTGTTTGATCATTATTTTTGGACTCTTCAGCAAGGGCAATTAACTTTTTGGCTTACAATTGGACTAGTTCTTTCTACTGCAAAAGATAAAATTAATATTGAATATTAGAGCATAAAAAAAAGGCGTAGGCTAATACCAGCGCTTACGACCTTAAACAATTATTTTTTTGTTAACAATCAATTCCCCAATTGTTAGTTCAATTTTTGAACCAGCTTTTATTTTCTTCCACTCGCGCAAATCGATAGAGAAATCAAGGGCTGAAAGTACGTGCTTTTTTCCTTTAGTATCCACAACATCCATTTCTGGATAATCACCTGGTCCCTCATCCCGCATTGACAAAATTTTTGCGATTTTTATAATTTTTTTTCGTTTCTTCAATTCAGTCTTTATAGAAGTCAATATATCTACCTCCTTAATAGCAGATACAGTAAGTTTATCGGACTAATGCTTACGTGTCAAGCTTACCTAATCGACATAAACAAGATCTCTGTGTTATTGTACTCAAAAAGTGGTTAATCTAAAACATAAAAAGCAAAATGTTTCACGCGTGCCCACCGTAGCTAAGACACAGACTATAACCAATATCCTAAACCTCTGAAGACAAATTGTTTCACGTGAAACAATTTGTACAGGAGCGGAGGTGGGTGAAACATTTTGTACAGAGGAAGATGGGGGGGGGAGATAAAACAATTTTAATGCAAAAATCATAAACAAAAAGCCAACATAATGAACTATTGGCTAACACAGTTACTCACATATTATCCACAGAACAAAATTTATACACACCGTCTTGACATAAATCAAACAACTTGTTGTAATAATACAATGAATTGCTTATTTTGTCAAATAATGTTATAGTATATGCTTACACAAAAAAGAATTTTTGGAGATTTGGGTGAAAAAATAGCCAAAGAATACCTAAAAAAACATGGGTATGCGATAATCGATCAAAACTATTCAAAAAGATGGGGGGAAATAGACTTAATTATCGAATCACCGGAAAAAGAATTGGTCTTTGTGGAGATAAAAACGAGGGAAACCAACAACATTCCTTCTGTTTTTCTTCCTGAAGATTCGGTTAATTTTTCCAAACAGAAAAAAATAATTAAAACCGCTCAAACTTTTCTTTACGAAAATAAATACTCGGAGGATATTTCATGGCGAATCGACGTTATCGCGATTGAGATCGATAAAACCTCTCGCAAAGCAACGATTCGCCACCTTAAAAACGCAGTAGAAATGTAACAGCGATAAAAAAGACGTCAATTATCAAGTTTGTTT encodes the following:
- a CDS encoding YraN family protein, with the protein product MLTQKRIFGDLGEKIAKEYLKKHGYAIIDQNYSKRWGEIDLIIESPEKELVFVEIKTRETNNIPSVFLPEDSVNFSKQKKIIKTAQTFLYENKYSEDISWRIDVIAIEIDKTSRKATIRHLKNAVEM